From the genome of Acinetobacter sp. TR3:
CGTTGTCATATAAGGTGCTCCAAATTCTTTAATTGAGGTTAAACAGACGTATGATACCAAAGGATCGCTATCCAAGTGATGTAAAAATTCTTCGAGTGGTTTCAATTAACGTAAATGGTCTACGTTCATCTGTGACCAAAGGTCTGCTTGAGTGGTTAGAACAGTCCGATGCCGATGTGGTGTGCATGCAAGAAAGCCGCATCACCCATGAACAATGGACACATAAATTTAAACCTGAAGGTTGGTACACACATCTATTCCCTGCTGAACGTGCAGGTTATGCAGGCACAGCCATTTATAGTCGCTTACCTTTTGTCTCTGTGCAAAATGGCTTAGGCTTTGAATTGGCAGATTCGCAAGGACGTTTTATCACGGCGGAATTCGATTTAGGTCTGTCACACCCTGTTCATATTGCTTCGTTATACTTGCCGTCAGGTTCAAGCGGTGATGAAGCACAAGCACGTAAAGATTTGTTTCTTCAAGAATATGCCCAAATACTCAAACAATGGCGAGATGAAAATAAATCCATCATCGTGTGTGGTGACTACAATATCGTGCATAAACGTATTGATATTAAAAACTGGTCAGGCAATCAGAAATCATCTGGCTGTTTACCGCATGAACGCGCATGGCTCGACCATATTTATGATGAACTTGGCTATGTAGATACCTTCCGTGAGGTACGAAAAGAAGCCGAATTGTATTCATGGTGGTCAAATCGTGGGCAAGCACGTGCGAAAAATGTCGGTTGGCGTATCGACTATCAAGCATGTTCTCCTGATTGGAAAGCACGCACTGCAAATGCTTGGGTGTATAAAGAACAATGGTTTAGTGACCATGCACCTGTGATTATTGATTATAAAATACACGAATAAGTGAACACTTGTTCACTTTACCCGTCTCTTTAGCTTACATATCATGTCGTTTTTTGTGTATTTTTATTTACCAGCTGTAACGGCATTATAGCACCACGGCACAGGGAAGCGGTCAGGATGACCAAAAAGGAATAGGACGCCGTAGGAAGACAAAATAAACTTAGATTAAGTTTATTTGCAAGGATGAGACATTGGACGTTGAAATGAGACCCGCATGATCAGGATGATTAGATGCGGGTTTTCTCTTTTTCAGATATTAAATATTTTTCCCCTGCTTTGTATTTAGCAATTTTGTTCAAAAAATAAGAAAGATTTGGTCATTTAATCTACGCTTAATACATAACATCAATTAACTTGATAAAAATTTTCAACTGGTACATTCCCTGTCTTTTACGTTAGGCTTTAAGGCATATCTTTCATTGTGTTGTTATGGTTTTCAGTATGTTTAAAATTTATGGTATTAAAAATTGTAGTTCAATGAAAAAGGCTTTCGATGCCTTACAAGTACAAGGTATTGCTTACGAATTTCATGATTATAAAAAACAAGGGATTGATGCTGACACTTTAGCAATTTGGCTAAAAGAGATTGGCGCAGATAAGGTCCTAAATAAAAAAGGTACGACTTGGCGTAAATTAACCGAAGCAGAACAGACACATGCAACCAGTAATCAGGAAAATTTGATTGAAACTTTAATTGCTCAGCCGAGTTTGATTAAACGTCCCGTTTTACAAACGCCTGAAGGCTTTGTCATTGGCTTTGATGAAGCGACTTATCAAGCTTTATCAGCATAAATGACTTATTCCCATTAATAGAAATAAAAAACCGAGTCATGAGACTCGGTTTTTTTACGCTTAAAGTGTGATTAGTTTGCACGAATCCAAGTTTGGTTACGACCAAGCGCCGCTACACCGATATAACCGCGTAATTTAAGCTTTTTACCACCTTCGATGATTTCAGCTTTCAATTTATAAGTTTTGCCATTCTTAG
Proteins encoded in this window:
- a CDS encoding exodeoxyribonuclease III, whose amino-acid sequence is MIPKDRYPSDVKILRVVSINVNGLRSSVTKGLLEWLEQSDADVVCMQESRITHEQWTHKFKPEGWYTHLFPAERAGYAGTAIYSRLPFVSVQNGLGFELADSQGRFITAEFDLGLSHPVHIASLYLPSGSSGDEAQARKDLFLQEYAQILKQWRDENKSIIVCGDYNIVHKRIDIKNWSGNQKSSGCLPHERAWLDHIYDELGYVDTFREVRKEAELYSWWSNRGQARAKNVGWRIDYQACSPDWKARTANAWVYKEQWFSDHAPVIIDYKIHE
- a CDS encoding arsenate reductase, which encodes MFKIYGIKNCSSMKKAFDALQVQGIAYEFHDYKKQGIDADTLAIWLKEIGADKVLNKKGTTWRKLTEAEQTHATSNQENLIETLIAQPSLIKRPVLQTPEGFVIGFDEATYQALSA